In Aquiflexum balticum DSM 16537, a single genomic region encodes these proteins:
- a CDS encoding pyrophosphohydrolase domain-containing protein codes for MQDPKSLTSVAAFHQTFKHPILPEPQIPDAKRCQLRVSLISEELKELEEGIQNGDIVEIADALCDIQYVLSGAILEFGLADKFKELFDEVQRSNMSKACQTVEEAQKTVEHYQSQGVDCFYEKEGDLYLVFRKEDRKTLKSVNYSPADLKGVLGR; via the coding sequence ATGCAAGATCCAAAAAGCCTAACTTCAGTTGCTGCTTTCCATCAGACTTTCAAACATCCCATCCTTCCCGAACCTCAAATCCCTGATGCCAAGAGGTGCCAATTGCGGGTTTCTTTGATTTCGGAGGAACTCAAAGAACTGGAAGAAGGCATCCAAAATGGCGATATCGTGGAAATTGCCGATGCTCTTTGTGACATCCAATATGTCTTGTCCGGGGCTATTTTGGAGTTTGGATTGGCTGACAAATTCAAAGAACTTTTTGATGAGGTCCAAAGGTCCAATATGAGCAAAGCCTGTCAAACCGTTGAGGAAGCCCAAAAGACCGTTGAGCATTACCAAAGTCAGGGTGTGGATTGTTTCTATGAAAAGGAAGGTGATTTGTATCTGGTATTTAGAAAAGAGGACAGGAAAACTTTGAAATCCGTCAATTATTCTCCTGCGGATTTGAAGGGGGTTTTGGGGAGGTAA
- a CDS encoding gluconate 2-dehydrogenase subunit 3 family protein translates to MKRRDALRSLALLTGGLVLVPSCDFSKEDILSAYQNLEVTPSLKQLLANIADTIIPAGNLKGAADIEVQDFILVMVNDCMEKEAQQTFMSGLKGFEDFSKKSTGNKFGKLVQEQKETLILEGLATEDESQKTIKDFLQTTKRFTIQGFMVSEYMQTEVKPYSLIPGDYKGDVLIADLKPERING, encoded by the coding sequence ATGAAAAGAAGAGATGCCCTCCGAAGTCTGGCACTCCTGACAGGAGGTTTGGTACTGGTGCCTTCTTGCGATTTCTCCAAAGAAGATATTCTCAGCGCATACCAAAACCTCGAAGTCACTCCAAGCCTTAAACAGCTTTTGGCAAATATTGCCGATACCATTATCCCCGCAGGCAACCTGAAAGGAGCGGCAGATATTGAAGTGCAGGACTTTATTCTGGTCATGGTCAATGACTGCATGGAGAAGGAAGCACAGCAAACTTTTATGTCCGGACTAAAGGGTTTTGAAGATTTCAGTAAAAAATCCACAGGAAATAAATTTGGCAAATTAGTTCAAGAGCAAAAAGAAACTTTGATTTTGGAAGGCTTAGCCACTGAGGATGAAAGCCAAAAAACAATTAAGGATTTCCTTCAGACCACCAAGCGCTTTACCATTCAAGGTTTTATGGTATCAGAATATATGCAGACTGAAGTAAAACCCTATTCCCTTATTCCCGGTGACTACAAAGGGGATGTCCTAATTGCCGACCTTAAACCTGAAAGAATCAATGGCTAA
- the dapF gene encoding diaminopimelate epimerase has protein sequence MEISFYKYQGTGNDFVMIDDRSNLFPGKDLSLIQKLCDRKFGIGSDGLILIRNKEGFDFEMVYFNADGSQSMCGNGARCAVAFSRFLGIIGDQTTFYAIDGVHKASLLGNEVELGMSPVLGLESAGQDFFVDTGSPHHVRFVENVTDYPVVEEGAEIRYSEKYAPKGTNVNFVTPLGRDQIQVRTYERGVEDETLSCGTGVTACALVYGYQNGMDEIKIKTLGGNLKVRFSKKDNGSFQHIQLIGPAVQVFEGRIEI, from the coding sequence ATGGAAATTTCCTTTTATAAATATCAGGGTACTGGAAATGATTTTGTTATGATTGATGACAGGTCAAACTTATTTCCGGGAAAAGACCTTTCACTGATCCAGAAACTCTGTGACAGGAAATTTGGGATAGGTTCGGACGGACTAATCTTAATACGAAATAAAGAGGGTTTCGACTTTGAAATGGTTTATTTCAATGCAGATGGTTCCCAGAGTATGTGTGGGAATGGGGCAAGGTGCGCAGTGGCTTTCTCCAGATTTCTTGGAATTATTGGAGATCAAACCACCTTCTATGCTATAGATGGTGTACATAAAGCATCGCTTTTGGGAAATGAAGTGGAGTTGGGTATGAGCCCTGTTTTAGGTTTGGAAAGTGCAGGTCAGGATTTCTTTGTGGATACAGGTTCGCCGCATCATGTGAGGTTTGTAGAAAATGTTACAGATTATCCTGTAGTTGAAGAAGGTGCCGAAATCCGCTACAGCGAGAAGTATGCACCAAAAGGCACCAATGTAAATTTTGTCACGCCTTTGGGCAGGGACCAAATTCAAGTCAGAACATACGAAAGAGGAGTTGAGGACGAAACACTTTCCTGTGGAACGGGTGTTACAGCTTGTGCCTTGGTGTATGGTTATCAAAATGGGATGGATGAAATAAAAATAAAAACCCTCGGCGGTAATTTAAAAGTAAGATTTTCAAAAAAGGATAATGGGAGTTTTCAACATATCCAACTCATTGGTCCCGCCGTACAGGTATTTGAAGGAAGAATTGAGATTTGA
- a CDS encoding GMC oxidoreductase: protein MANFNIDATKERTFQAIVIGSGMSGSWAAKELCEHGVKTLVIERGRDVKHIKDYPTTNMLPYEFEHRGQIPQAVQEENPVVSRCYAFKEDAQHFFVKDKEHPYVQEKPFDWIRGYQVGGKSLLWARQVQRISDLDFEGPARDGFAVDWPIRYKDIAPWYSHVEKFVGVSGNLDGLANLPDGEFLPGFPLNVVEQYFADQLKKHYGNDRHMILARCAHITGNLDYYAKQGRAKCQSRNLCQRGCPFGGYFSTNSSTIPWAERTGNMTMRTDAVVHSIIYDEEKGKATGVRIVDAHTKEMEEYYADVIFVNAAALNTNLILLNSTSTRFPNGLGNDNGLLGKYVAFHNYRAGISAQYEGHLEYTTQGGRPTSGYFPRFRNLHKQETDFLRGYAAGFSANRGSYSDQNGIGMELKENILNPDKYGPWHVGSHMMGETIPKESNYVALDPNQKDDWGMPLLKVNVDYDDNDEKMIKDYQEQMTEMFEKAGFTNIKLRDDKRAPGLDIHEMGGVRMGKDPKTSLLNANHQLHAVPNVYVTDGASMTSTATQNPSLTYMAFAARAAHHAMKNF, encoded by the coding sequence ATGGCTAATTTCAATATAGACGCAACAAAAGAAAGAACATTCCAGGCCATTGTAATCGGTTCAGGAATGAGTGGGAGTTGGGCAGCAAAAGAACTCTGTGAACATGGCGTAAAAACCTTGGTCATTGAAAGAGGCCGCGATGTTAAGCACATCAAGGATTATCCTACCACAAATATGCTTCCATATGAATTTGAACATAGGGGACAGATTCCTCAGGCAGTTCAGGAAGAAAATCCTGTGGTAAGCCGATGCTATGCATTCAAGGAAGATGCCCAGCACTTTTTTGTGAAGGACAAAGAACATCCCTATGTGCAGGAAAAGCCATTTGATTGGATCCGTGGCTATCAGGTAGGGGGTAAATCCCTGCTTTGGGCGAGACAGGTCCAAAGAATATCAGATCTTGATTTTGAAGGACCTGCAAGGGATGGCTTTGCAGTGGATTGGCCGATTAGGTACAAGGATATCGCACCATGGTACAGTCATGTGGAAAAATTTGTTGGTGTTTCCGGAAACCTTGATGGGCTCGCAAATTTGCCTGATGGTGAGTTTTTGCCCGGCTTTCCTTTGAATGTGGTGGAACAGTATTTTGCCGACCAACTCAAAAAACACTATGGCAATGACAGACATATGATTTTGGCGCGCTGTGCACATATTACCGGAAACTTGGATTATTACGCCAAACAGGGCAGGGCCAAATGCCAAAGCAGAAACCTTTGTCAAAGAGGCTGTCCTTTTGGAGGCTATTTTTCTACCAATTCATCAACAATTCCATGGGCAGAAAGAACAGGAAACATGACCATGCGGACAGATGCTGTGGTCCATTCCATTATCTATGATGAGGAAAAAGGCAAAGCCACCGGAGTAAGGATTGTGGATGCACATACCAAAGAGATGGAGGAATACTATGCAGATGTAATCTTTGTCAATGCAGCTGCGCTCAATACCAATTTGATATTACTCAATTCTACCTCGACCCGTTTTCCAAATGGGTTGGGAAATGACAATGGACTTTTGGGCAAATATGTGGCTTTTCATAATTACCGTGCAGGCATTTCTGCCCAATACGAAGGACATTTGGAATACACGACCCAAGGGGGCAGACCTACCTCCGGATATTTTCCAAGGTTCCGTAATCTCCACAAGCAGGAGACAGATTTCCTAAGAGGTTATGCTGCCGGCTTCAGTGCCAATAGAGGTAGCTATTCCGATCAAAATGGCATCGGGATGGAGTTGAAAGAAAACATATTGAATCCTGACAAATATGGGCCTTGGCATGTGGGTTCCCACATGATGGGAGAGACCATACCCAAAGAAAGCAACTATGTGGCTTTGGATCCCAACCAAAAAGATGACTGGGGAATGCCCCTTTTGAAAGTCAATGTGGATTATGATGACAATGATGAGAAAATGATCAAAGATTATCAGGAACAGATGACTGAGATGTTTGAAAAAGCAGGTTTCACCAATATAAAACTTCGAGATGACAAGCGTGCCCCTGGATTGGATATCCATGAAATGGGCGGTGTCAGAATGGGCAAAGACCCAAAAACCTCCCTACTCAATGCCAATCACCAACTGCATGCAGTCCCAAATGTATATGTAACTGACGGGGCATCCATGACTTCTACCGCAACCCAAAATCCGTCTTTGACCTATATGGCTTTTGCGGCGAGGGCTGCACATCATGCGATGAAGAATTTTTAG
- the secA gene encoding preprotein translocase subunit SecA: MLELLAKGLAKVFGTKSDRDIKELAPKVPLINEAYNKLRNLSDEELRAKTEEIKNIINADLKSFDDTIASLREKINALASDKVHEKDALFNEIDRTEKSRDEALELALDKVLYQAFAIVKETARRFKENGKLVVKATLRDKELAAKKSNVEISGEDAIWHNKWMAAGTEVVWDMIHYDVQLIGGMVLHKGKIAEMATGEGKTLVSTLPAYLNALAGRGVHLVTVNDYLAKRDSEWNAPLFEFHGLTVDCIDKYPPNSDQRRKAYASDIVYGTNNEFGFDYLRDNMARDANDLVQGKHHFAMIDEVDSVLIDDARTPLIISGPIPRGDEHEFMDMKPRVSTLVDEQRKLVQGFLTSAKKLISEGNEKEGGLALFRAYRGMPKYKPLIKYLSEPGIRVILQKTENFYLQDNKRMMPEADEPLLFTIEEKTNGIELTDNGIEVITQKNENPTFFILPDIGVEIAEMEKNPDLDDREKLIRKEEIIKDYGIKAQRIHTVNQLLKAYCMFEKDTEYILVDGKVKIVDEQTGRVMEGRRYSDGLHQAIEAKENVKVEDATQTYATITLQNYFRMYHKLAGMTGTAETEAGEFWTIYKLDVVVIPTNRPIVRDDREDKVYKTVREKFNAVADEIVELTTAGRPVLVGTTSVEISEVLSRMLTIRKIQHQVLNAKQHAREADVVAEAGKPGTVTIATNMAGRGTDIKLTPESRAAGGLAIVGTERHESRRVDRQLRGRSGRQGDVGSSQFFVSLEDNLMRMFGSDRIAKLMDRMGLEEGEVIQHSMITKSIERAQRKVEENNFGVRKRLLEYDDVMNSQREVVYKRRRNALMGERLELDILNVMYDVAEDIIQMGKSTEDVENLRMNIFSSLGIDHPFTIEDLKSKESNVLTRELFDAAYKNYVSKNERILVKALPILKDVYTQRGATVKEIMVPITDGVKQIGVVINLESAVKHEGSDLIRAIEKNVTLAIIDQNWKEHLRDMDDLKQSVQNAVYEQKDPLLIYKFEAFEMFKRFVGRLNEDTISFISKAELPTQDPSQVKAAQSQRRDDTNVKASKEEVGSSLNPGARRQAAAAVANRTEAPQVVAPRKSEKVYGRNDKVTVQYADGKVMKEVKYKSVEQDVAAGKCVVIEH, from the coding sequence ATGTTAGAATTATTAGCCAAAGGACTGGCAAAAGTTTTTGGAACGAAGTCAGATAGAGATATAAAAGAATTGGCGCCAAAAGTTCCTCTCATCAATGAAGCTTATAACAAACTCAGAAATCTGAGTGATGAGGAATTAAGGGCAAAAACTGAAGAAATAAAAAATATCATCAATGCAGATCTTAAGTCTTTCGATGATACAATAGCCTCATTGCGGGAAAAAATCAATGCCTTGGCATCAGATAAAGTGCATGAGAAAGACGCCCTCTTCAATGAAATTGACAGGACCGAAAAATCAAGGGATGAGGCATTGGAACTTGCGTTGGACAAGGTTTTGTATCAGGCATTCGCCATTGTAAAAGAAACCGCAAGAAGGTTTAAGGAAAATGGAAAATTGGTTGTGAAAGCAACTTTGAGGGATAAAGAACTTGCTGCCAAAAAATCAAATGTTGAGATCTCCGGAGAAGATGCGATTTGGCATAACAAATGGATGGCCGCGGGAACTGAAGTAGTCTGGGATATGATTCATTATGATGTGCAGCTGATCGGAGGCATGGTACTTCATAAGGGAAAAATTGCAGAAATGGCCACTGGTGAAGGAAAAACCTTGGTTTCCACCCTGCCGGCTTACCTCAATGCACTGGCAGGAAGAGGAGTTCACTTAGTGACCGTAAACGACTATCTGGCCAAAAGAGACTCTGAATGGAATGCTCCGCTTTTCGAATTCCATGGCTTGACCGTCGATTGTATAGACAAATATCCGCCAAATTCAGACCAAAGACGCAAAGCTTATGCTTCTGATATTGTCTATGGAACCAATAATGAATTCGGTTTTGACTACCTGAGGGACAATATGGCCCGTGATGCCAATGACCTTGTACAAGGCAAGCATCACTTTGCTATGATCGATGAAGTTGACTCCGTTTTGATAGATGACGCGAGGACTCCACTGATCATCTCAGGTCCTATTCCCAGAGGGGATGAACATGAGTTTATGGACATGAAGCCAAGGGTATCTACTTTGGTGGATGAGCAGCGAAAGTTGGTACAGGGATTTCTGACTTCTGCCAAAAAACTGATTTCAGAAGGTAATGAAAAAGAAGGAGGTTTGGCCCTTTTCAGGGCTTACAGAGGTATGCCCAAATATAAGCCATTGATCAAGTACCTTTCTGAACCGGGAATCAGGGTAATCCTTCAAAAGACTGAAAACTTTTACCTTCAGGACAATAAAAGGATGATGCCGGAAGCAGACGAACCTTTGCTTTTTACCATTGAAGAAAAGACAAATGGGATTGAACTTACTGATAATGGTATTGAAGTCATTACCCAGAAAAATGAAAACCCTACCTTCTTTATCTTACCTGATATCGGGGTAGAGATAGCCGAAATGGAAAAAAATCCGGATTTGGATGATAGAGAAAAACTGATCAGAAAAGAGGAAATCATCAAAGACTACGGCATCAAGGCTCAAAGAATTCATACGGTCAACCAATTGTTGAAGGCCTATTGTATGTTTGAGAAAGATACAGAATACATCCTTGTAGATGGAAAAGTAAAAATCGTAGACGAACAGACGGGCCGGGTCATGGAAGGCAGGAGATATTCTGACGGACTTCATCAAGCTATCGAGGCAAAGGAAAATGTGAAAGTGGAGGATGCTACCCAGACCTATGCCACCATCACGCTACAGAATTACTTCAGAATGTACCATAAACTTGCCGGTATGACCGGTACAGCCGAAACCGAGGCAGGTGAATTCTGGACAATCTACAAATTGGATGTGGTGGTCATTCCGACCAACAGGCCAATTGTAAGGGATGATAGAGAAGATAAAGTTTATAAAACAGTCAGAGAGAAATTCAATGCAGTTGCTGATGAAATTGTCGAATTGACGACTGCGGGAAGACCTGTTTTAGTGGGTACAACATCAGTGGAAATTTCTGAAGTTCTGAGCAGAATGCTTACCATCAGAAAAATCCAGCATCAGGTATTGAATGCCAAACAACACGCAAGAGAAGCGGATGTAGTAGCTGAAGCAGGAAAGCCCGGAACTGTAACCATTGCCACCAACATGGCGGGTCGAGGTACTGATATCAAATTGACCCCTGAATCAAGAGCGGCAGGAGGTTTAGCGATTGTCGGTACTGAAAGACACGAATCCAGAAGGGTCGATAGACAGTTAAGAGGTAGGTCCGGACGACAGGGGGATGTGGGTTCATCCCAATTCTTTGTATCGTTGGAAGATAACCTGATGAGGATGTTCGGATCAGACCGAATTGCCAAATTGATGGACAGAATGGGTCTGGAAGAAGGTGAAGTAATTCAACATTCCATGATTACCAAATCCATAGAAAGAGCGCAAAGAAAAGTAGAAGAAAACAACTTTGGCGTAAGGAAACGTCTTTTGGAATATGATGACGTCATGAACTCCCAAAGAGAGGTGGTCTATAAAAGACGAAGGAATGCTTTGATGGGCGAGCGTCTCGAATTGGACATTCTGAATGTCATGTATGATGTAGCTGAGGATATTATTCAGATGGGCAAATCCACAGAAGATGTGGAAAATCTCAGAATGAACATCTTCAGTTCCTTAGGAATAGACCATCCTTTCACTATTGAGGACCTAAAATCTAAAGAATCGAATGTGTTGACGAGAGAATTGTTCGATGCGGCCTATAAGAACTATGTTTCCAAGAATGAAAGAATTCTGGTAAAAGCCCTTCCAATCCTCAAAGATGTCTACACCCAAAGAGGCGCTACCGTAAAAGAAATCATGGTACCTATCACAGATGGAGTCAAGCAGATTGGTGTAGTCATCAACCTGGAATCTGCTGTCAAACATGAGGGAAGTGATCTGATCCGTGCCATTGAAAAAAATGTTACTTTGGCTATTATTGATCAAAACTGGAAAGAGCATCTGCGTGATATGGATGACCTGAAGCAGTCTGTACAAAATGCTGTTTATGAACAAAAAGATCCACTTTTGATTTATAAATTTGAGGCTTTTGAAATGTTCAAAAGATTTGTAGGAAGGCTTAATGAGGATACTATTTCTTTCATTTCCAAGGCAGAACTTCCTACACAGGATCCAAGTCAGGTCAAAGCCGCCCAATCACAAAGAAGAGATGATACCAATGTAAAAGCTTCCAAAGAAGAAGTTGGCAGTAGTCTCAACCCAGGGGCAAGGAGACAAGCAGCTGCTGCTGTTGCCAACAGAACCGAAGCGCCACAAGTGGTAGCACCGAGAAAATCAGAAAAGGTATATGGCCGTAATGATAAGGTGACCGTGCAATACGCTGATGGCAAGGTGATGAAAGAAGTCAAATACAAAAGTGTGGAACAGGATGTGGCAGCTGGAAAATGTGTGGTAATTGAACATTAA
- a CDS encoding superoxide dismutase — protein MKKTNFNVSRRTFLSHSSKATFALGIGSSMIGSAFLTACGGGGEGEEEAVSLLSTGFEQIPLGYDYMALEPHIDAMTMEIHYTKHAAAYAKNLGEAASEENVDVSRPLEEVMMNISKYSTKMRNNGGGHYNHELFWKIMTPSGQGMPSGNLAEAITGAFGSFEMFREQFETAAKTRFGSGWAWLVLDKDNLLKVGSTPNQDNPLMDISEFQGIPLMGIDVWEHAYYLNYQNRRPDYVTAFWSVVNWDEVGRRYDTLV, from the coding sequence ATGAAAAAGACAAATTTTAACGTTTCCAGACGGACATTTCTAAGCCACAGTTCAAAGGCAACCTTTGCTTTGGGTATAGGAAGCAGTATGATCGGATCTGCTTTTTTAACTGCCTGTGGCGGCGGTGGTGAGGGCGAAGAAGAAGCTGTTTCCTTGTTGAGTACAGGTTTTGAACAAATCCCTTTGGGCTATGATTATATGGCTTTAGAGCCTCATATCGATGCCATGACCATGGAAATCCATTACACCAAACACGCCGCAGCCTATGCCAAAAATCTTGGAGAGGCAGCTTCAGAAGAAAATGTGGATGTTAGTAGGCCTCTTGAAGAGGTGATGATGAATATTTCCAAATATTCTACCAAGATGCGTAATAATGGTGGTGGTCATTATAACCACGAACTGTTTTGGAAAATAATGACTCCTTCAGGACAAGGAATGCCAAGTGGCAATTTGGCAGAAGCCATCACAGGAGCATTTGGAAGTTTTGAGATGTTTAGGGAGCAATTCGAAACGGCTGCCAAAACCAGATTCGGATCGGGCTGGGCTTGGTTGGTATTGGATAAAGACAATTTATTGAAAGTGGGATCTACCCCAAATCAGGATAATCCCCTGATGGATATCTCCGAGTTTCAGGGAATACCATTAATGGGCATTGATGTATGGGAACATGCCTATTACCTCAATTACCAAAACAGAAGACCTGATTATGTGACTGCCTTTTGGAGTGTTGTCAATTGGGATGAAGTGGGCAGACGATATGATACTTTGGTTTAA
- a CDS encoding GxxExxY protein: MEEINKITKEIIGKSFRVSNSLGDGFLEKVYENALAYELKKSGLIVYQQYPLEVYYEDQIVGSYFADIVVENRVLVELKAVKKLDDIHLAQILHYLKACNFKMGLLINFGSPSVEIKRVVNGF, translated from the coding sequence ATGGAAGAGATAAATAAAATCACCAAAGAAATCATAGGTAAATCATTCAGGGTTTCTAATTCCTTAGGGGATGGCTTTTTGGAAAAAGTTTACGAGAATGCTTTGGCATATGAACTAAAGAAGAGCGGATTAATTGTATATCAACAATATCCTTTGGAGGTTTATTATGAAGATCAAATTGTAGGTTCCTATTTTGCTGATATTGTTGTTGAAAATAGAGTTCTTGTTGAGTTAAAAGCTGTCAAAAAGTTGGATGATATCCATTTGGCTCAAATTCTCCATTATTTGAAAGCCTGTAATTTTAAGATGGGATTGTTGATAAATTTCGGAAGTCCCTCGGTCGAAATCAAAAGGGTTGTTAATGGTTTTTGA
- a CDS encoding alpha-L-fucosidase: MKKYLLPLLFLLACEGKEVSPPSPVYPIPSSKQLAWHELEYYGFVHFNMNTFSDMEWGMGDESPSQFNPTELDTRQWAKVVKDAGMKGIIITAKHHDGFCLWPSAYTEHSVKNSPWRNGEGDLIKELAEACEEFGLKFGIYYSPWDRNHADYGKPEYITYMRNQLTELLTNYGEIFEVWFDGANGGDGYYGGANETRRVDKKSYYDWENTFALVRELQPNAVIFGDAGPDVRWVGNEHGFAYETTWSNLLRDSIYAGMPEYSDLYAPGQENGTHWVPAEADVSIRPGWYYHAYEDHKVKTLPQLLEIYYKSIGQNSALLINFPVDRRGLIHEKDAEQIIRLSKKIQEDFTDNLITKSKLTASNTRGSNFKIDHVADGNNETYWAAEDGIIQNEILIKLPQKTKINRFMAQEYYPLGQRIKSFTLEAKTENGWELIAEGTTIGVKRILRFADVETDEIKFKINDAKASPTLHNLGIYNAPKLLIEPILKRSKSGIVELSIPESNVDIYYTLDGSEPDEKSQKYVSSFEILEPTLLKAISFNPSNKTQSEVLTASLDIAKAKWEVVSSDSNAEQAIDEDPNTFWKSPNNEIIIDLGEAITIKGFSYLPPQNRYMSGVILKYSFLTSTDGKNWVEQETGEFSNIRNNPIEQSIPLRTPVNAQFIKLKSLLTSDNQSAAFGEVGVISID, from the coding sequence ATGAAAAAATACCTCCTCCCACTTTTATTTCTTTTGGCCTGTGAGGGCAAAGAAGTAAGTCCACCTTCACCAGTATATCCCATCCCTTCCTCAAAACAACTTGCCTGGCATGAATTGGAATACTACGGTTTTGTCCATTTCAATATGAACACTTTTTCAGATATGGAATGGGGAATGGGTGATGAAAGTCCTTCACAGTTTAATCCTACTGAATTGGATACCCGGCAATGGGCCAAAGTGGTCAAAGATGCAGGAATGAAGGGGATCATCATTACAGCCAAACACCACGATGGCTTTTGCCTTTGGCCTTCGGCTTATACAGAGCATTCTGTAAAAAACTCTCCCTGGAGGAATGGAGAAGGTGATTTGATCAAAGAATTGGCCGAAGCCTGTGAAGAGTTTGGATTAAAATTCGGGATTTACTATTCACCTTGGGACAGAAACCATGCTGACTATGGCAAGCCGGAATACATTACTTATATGCGTAACCAACTGACAGAATTATTGACCAATTATGGGGAAATTTTTGAAGTGTGGTTTGATGGGGCCAATGGCGGTGATGGTTATTATGGCGGCGCCAATGAAACCCGGAGAGTAGACAAAAAATCTTATTATGATTGGGAAAACACTTTTGCATTGGTCAGAGAACTACAGCCCAATGCGGTCATTTTCGGAGATGCTGGACCGGATGTCCGGTGGGTGGGCAATGAACATGGATTTGCCTATGAAACCACCTGGTCGAATTTGCTTCGGGACTCTATTTATGCCGGGATGCCCGAATATTCCGATTTGTACGCCCCAGGTCAGGAAAATGGGACACATTGGGTTCCGGCAGAGGCAGATGTATCCATCAGACCAGGTTGGTATTACCATGCTTATGAAGACCATAAAGTCAAAACACTGCCCCAGCTTTTGGAAATTTATTACAAAAGCATAGGTCAAAACAGTGCTTTGCTGATCAATTTCCCGGTAGATAGAAGAGGATTGATCCATGAAAAAGACGCTGAACAGATCATCAGGTTATCAAAAAAAATTCAGGAGGATTTTACCGATAATCTCATCACAAAATCCAAACTCACTGCCAGCAATACAAGGGGAAGTAATTTTAAAATTGATCATGTCGCTGATGGAAATAATGAAACTTATTGGGCAGCAGAAGATGGAATCATTCAAAATGAAATTCTGATAAAATTGCCTCAAAAAACAAAGATTAACCGATTTATGGCTCAGGAGTATTATCCCCTCGGCCAAAGAATCAAATCATTCACACTTGAAGCCAAAACAGAAAACGGTTGGGAGTTGATCGCTGAGGGAACTACCATTGGTGTCAAAAGGATACTTCGTTTTGCAGATGTGGAAACGGACGAAATCAAATTTAAAATTAATGATGCAAAAGCCAGTCCAACCCTTCACAATTTGGGAATTTATAATGCCCCTAAACTGCTGATAGAACCAATTCTCAAGCGAAGCAAATCTGGGATTGTGGAACTTAGTATTCCTGAAAGCAATGTGGACATATATTACACATTAGATGGTTCTGAACCAGATGAAAAGAGTCAAAAGTATGTCTCATCCTTCGAAATACTGGAACCAACATTGTTGAAGGCTATCAGTTTCAATCCTTCCAATAAAACCCAAAGTGAGGTATTGACCGCTTCACTGGACATTGCCAAGGCTAAATGGGAAGTTGTGAGCAGTGATTCCAACGCTGAACAAGCCATCGATGAGGATCCGAATACTTTTTGGAAAAGCCCCAATAATGAAATAATAATTGACTTGGGAGAAGCTATCACCATCAAAGGCTTTAGCTACCTTCCCCCGCAAAACCGCTATATGAGTGGAGTGATTCTCAAATATTCATTTCTTACAAGTACCGACGGGAAAAATTGGGTGGAACAAGAAACAGGTGAATTTTCAAATATCCGCAATAATCCCATTGAACAAAGCATCCCATTACGAACTCCGGTAAATGCCCAATTCATAAAACTAAAATCCCTTCTAACTTCCGATAATCAATCGGCAGCTTTTGGAGAAGTTGGGGTTATATCCATTGACTAA